In Nitrospinaceae bacterium, the following are encoded in one genomic region:
- a CDS encoding carbon monoxide dehydrogenase subunit G — protein sequence MDFNQEVTIAAPREKVWEFIWNVEEFAGCVPGVESVTKVDETHYEVLVVQKVSFLKASFNMKIEVAEQREPEYIRTTGEGKDSKIAASLKQTNEVRLEALSEGETRVSIDSTVDVFGKLGSLGFSVIKNQANKIFNEFAKNVKGKLE from the coding sequence ATGGATTTTAATCAGGAAGTCACGATTGCGGCGCCGAGAGAGAAGGTCTGGGAATTTATCTGGAATGTGGAAGAATTTGCGGGCTGTGTCCCCGGGGTCGAGAGCGTGACGAAGGTGGACGAGACGCATTATGAGGTTTTGGTGGTTCAGAAGGTAAGCTTTCTCAAGGCGAGTTTTAACATGAAGATTGAGGTGGCCGAGCAGCGCGAGCCCGAGTACATTCGCACGACAGGCGAGGGGAAGGATTCGAAAATTGCGGCGAGTCTCAAGCAGACAAACGAGGTGCGCCTCGAGGCGCTCTCGGAGGGTGAGACGAGGGTTAGTATTGACTCAACTGTTGATGTGTTTGGCAAGCTGGGTTCGCTTGGATTTAGCGTGATAAAGAATCAGGCGAACAAGATTTTCAATGAGTTCGCGAAGAATGTGAAAGGAAAGCTTGAATAG
- a CDS encoding OsmC family protein produces MAEAAKEEMVKQERRVRASKLGECKIELKARGHVFYADEPLKAGGTDEGPTPREIALGALAACVTVITGKVAKGLDFNVIDQSIEVRGTADPLGARDADNGITPNFDHVEVNIRLVTDETDERVAELKRQHHGRCPISALFRSSSCELVEEWNIERP; encoded by the coding sequence ATGGCGGAGGCAGCCAAAGAGGAAATGGTCAAACAAGAGCGGCGCGTGCGCGCCTCAAAATTGGGCGAATGCAAGATTGAACTCAAAGCGAGAGGCCATGTGTTTTATGCCGATGAGCCGCTGAAAGCTGGCGGCACGGACGAGGGCCCCACCCCAAGGGAGATTGCGCTCGGGGCGCTGGCGGCGTGCGTGACGGTGATTACGGGCAAGGTGGCCAAGGGGCTCGATTTTAATGTGATCGATCAGAGCATCGAGGTTAGAGGCACGGCGGACCCCCTTGGCGCAAGGGACGCGGACAACGGCATCACCCCCAATTTCGACCATGTGGAGGTGAACATTCGCCTGGTGACGGATGAAACAGATGAGCGGGTGGCGGAGCTAAAGCGCCAGCACCATGGGCGCTGCCCGATATCGGCGCTCTTTCGCTCGAGCAGCTGCGAGCTGGTGGAGGAATGGAACATCGAGCGCCCTTAG
- a CDS encoding pentapeptide repeat-containing protein: MECQFNVAEHELTKFSGQLWCQFHLPLENEKGEKSDKAKWTNKTDTFNSTIIKNIANFYSHGNLNLPYDLSGTIFPSEFPPDYFPKQFNGAVPNIDWNNCTFYGPADFQGAKFNAEANFEGSIFKSSAFFQKATFGKRAIFNNAEFHSSADFNGTTFESDGVNAEFKNVKFYGDTAEFINPIFSGKAIFDGSLFETELKFFVRGPKESEISFSENTTFSEKTHFSFSNNTFQGSLAFKEANFHNEVTFEDLGSDTDFSNATFCDEVSFKGRSQGEATFQEAKFIGNAIFTINFTSITSFQNSKFFNNAVFRGCEFSKFANFKEAHFCKNIEKDKSKAQELSFEFTNCRIGSGSNWKHANFHGESSFQNTKFAGNNNFEHSTFYRKIDFSCTEDNRESSFFELISFFKAIFCGPVTFLNRRFTNSTNFSETTFKYPPSFHNCTLHQDTNFIGTKFENWTHSSAFLAYRTLKQFMEDRRARREEAMFYALEQKALRNLRNTSRTERFISHLYDLVSEYGQNIWRPFILWLGIQGLAFSIYWWLGVAGYSSDVSSTFIFTLRQIIVPTEILKNTPGLGTGIILLTVIHSLLSISTLFLFFQTVRRQFRMI; the protein is encoded by the coding sequence ATGGAATGTCAGTTCAATGTAGCTGAACATGAACTAACAAAGTTCTCCGGCCAACTGTGGTGCCAGTTTCATTTGCCCCTAGAAAATGAAAAGGGAGAGAAATCCGACAAGGCCAAATGGACAAATAAAACGGATACATTCAACAGCACCATTATCAAAAATATTGCCAACTTTTACAGTCATGGAAATCTCAACCTTCCCTATGACCTATCAGGAACTATCTTTCCATCGGAATTTCCTCCAGATTATTTCCCCAAACAATTTAACGGAGCAGTTCCCAACATAGATTGGAACAATTGTACTTTTTATGGACCCGCAGATTTTCAGGGCGCAAAATTCAATGCAGAAGCAAATTTCGAAGGTTCTATCTTTAAATCATCCGCATTTTTTCAAAAAGCGACATTCGGCAAAAGAGCGATATTCAACAATGCTGAATTCCATTCTTCAGCCGATTTCAATGGCACTACTTTTGAAAGCGATGGTGTAAATGCAGAATTCAAAAATGTGAAATTCTACGGAGACACCGCAGAGTTCATCAACCCTATTTTTTCAGGAAAAGCGATATTTGATGGCTCACTTTTTGAAACAGAACTTAAATTTTTCGTTCGAGGTCCCAAGGAATCAGAGATTTCCTTTTCAGAGAATACGACCTTTTCAGAAAAGACACACTTCAGTTTCAGCAACAATACCTTTCAAGGGTCCCTTGCTTTCAAGGAAGCCAACTTCCATAATGAAGTGACATTTGAGGATTTAGGATCTGATACGGACTTTTCAAATGCAACATTTTGTGACGAAGTTTCGTTCAAGGGTCGAAGTCAAGGCGAGGCGACATTCCAAGAAGCTAAATTTATCGGCAATGCTATCTTCACCATAAACTTCACTTCAATTACAAGCTTTCAGAATTCCAAATTTTTCAACAACGCAGTTTTTCGTGGTTGCGAATTTTCAAAATTCGCAAATTTCAAAGAAGCCCATTTCTGTAAAAATATTGAGAAAGATAAATCTAAAGCTCAAGAACTTTCATTTGAATTTACCAACTGTCGAATTGGAAGTGGGTCAAATTGGAAACATGCCAATTTCCACGGAGAATCTTCCTTTCAGAACACAAAGTTTGCAGGTAATAATAATTTTGAGCATTCAACTTTTTACAGAAAAATAGATTTTTCATGCACCGAAGACAATAGGGAATCTTCTTTTTTTGAACTTATTTCTTTCTTTAAGGCAATCTTTTGCGGTCCTGTAACTTTTTTAAATCGCAGATTTACCAATTCAACAAACTTCTCAGAAACCACCTTCAAATACCCTCCTTCTTTTCACAACTGCACACTTCACCAGGATACAAATTTCATAGGAACAAAATTCGAAAATTGGACACACTCAAGTGCCTTTTTGGCCTACCGAACTTTGAAGCAATTCATGGAAGATCGGAGAGCACGAAGAGAGGAGGCTATGTTCTATGCCCTAGAGCAGAAGGCTCTTCGGAATTTAAGAAACACATCTCGAACTGAAAGATTCATATCTCATTTGTACGACTTGGTTTCAGAATATGGCCAAAATATATGGCGCCCATTTATCTTGTGGCTAGGTATTCAGGGCCTAGCTTTTTCAATTTATTGGTGGTTGGGAGTTGCAGGCTACTCCTCCGACGTCTCCAGCACTTTTATTTTCACATTAAGACAAATCATCGTGCCAACTGAAATCTTAAAAAACACTCCGGGGCTTGGGACGGGCATTATTTTGTTGACCGTAATTCATAGCCTATTGTCCATTTCAACATTGTTTTTGTTTTTTCAAACCGTAAGAAGACAATTTCGAATGATTTGA
- a CDS encoding zinc-binding dehydrogenase — translation MPATMKAMRVHELGGPFKLEEVPVPAVGPNDALVKLKATGVGLTPVLMRRTPGTIDKFPRIMGHEIAAEVIETGSAVECVSVGDLVTAHFYLVCHSCDFCRSGRETLCENFKGYLGLVHDGGYAEYASIPALNLCKIPEGITPLDACVAADGICTPYHNCTAEAQIKPGDKVAIIGAGGGVAIHAVQMAQLCGGEVIGVDVSKQKLETVAKLGAIATIDASDSDTVEEITALTKGRGVDAYIDYVGSKETLEAGMDTLGKGGKLVIVGSRAPSAFGGVSPKFTVDPQRVLQMAQEIHGSRYCSMLELRRSLQLVKSGLIKPIVTKTFQLEDTETAFQEIQDNKITGRAAVVFD, via the coding sequence ATGCCAGCCACGATGAAAGCCATGCGCGTCCACGAATTGGGCGGCCCGTTCAAGCTAGAGGAAGTCCCCGTCCCCGCCGTTGGGCCAAACGACGCTCTCGTCAAGCTAAAGGCCACGGGCGTTGGGCTCACCCCTGTTTTGATGCGCCGCACGCCGGGCACCATCGACAAGTTCCCCCGCATCATGGGCCACGAAATCGCCGCCGAGGTCATTGAAACAGGCTCTGCCGTCGAGTGCGTCTCGGTTGGCGATCTTGTTACCGCGCATTTTTATCTCGTGTGCCATTCGTGCGATTTTTGCCGCAGCGGGCGCGAAACCCTTTGCGAAAATTTTAAAGGCTACCTTGGCCTTGTGCATGATGGCGGCTACGCCGAGTACGCCTCAATTCCCGCGCTCAACCTGTGCAAGATCCCAGAGGGCATAACGCCGCTTGATGCCTGCGTGGCGGCAGACGGCATTTGCACCCCCTATCACAACTGCACCGCCGAGGCCCAGATAAAGCCCGGCGATAAGGTGGCCATTATTGGCGCAGGGGGGGGCGTCGCCATCCACGCCGTCCAGATGGCGCAGCTTTGTGGCGGCGAGGTCATCGGCGTTGATGTTTCAAAACAAAAGCTCGAAACCGTGGCCAAGCTCGGCGCCATCGCCACCATCGATGCCTCAGACTCCGACACCGTTGAGGAAATAACGGCCTTAACTAAAGGGCGCGGCGTTGATGCCTACATCGATTATGTGGGCTCTAAAGAAACCTTAGAGGCCGGCATGGACACCCTTGGGAAAGGCGGGAAATTGGTTATCGTCGGCTCGCGCGCGCCCTCGGCCTTTGGCGGCGTATCACCCAAATTCACCGTCGATCCCCAGCGCGTGCTCCAGATGGCCCAGGAAATCCACGGCTCGCGCTATTGCTCGATGCTTGAGCTTCGCCGCTCGCTCCAGCTCGTTAAAAGCGGCCTGATAAAGCCCATCGTCACCAAAACATTTCAACTCGAGGACACCGAAACCGCGTTCCAGGAAATACAGGACAATAAAATCACGGGCCGCGCTGCCGTCGTCTTCGACTAG
- a CDS encoding FxsA family protein — translation MIFKLFLLFTAVPLLELMILIELGSALGLSTTVGIVLLTGAIGAWAARTQGFYVLKKIQEETSAGRLPADQLVDGAMVLVGGVFLITPGLLTDCTGFALMVPAVRGILRGILMRKFEAKMKDGSLRIHHG, via the coding sequence GTGATTTTTAAACTCTTTTTGTTGTTCACGGCGGTGCCGCTCCTTGAGCTGATGATTCTAATTGAGTTGGGAAGCGCCCTGGGGCTCTCGACAACCGTGGGCATCGTTCTGCTCACGGGGGCAATTGGGGCCTGGGCCGCCCGTACCCAAGGTTTTTATGTGCTCAAAAAGATTCAGGAAGAAACGAGCGCCGGGCGCCTTCCGGCGGATCAGCTCGTGGACGGCGCGATGGTGCTCGTGGGCGGGGTGTTTCTCATCACGCCGGGCCTGCTGACCGATTGCACCGGTTTTGCGCTGATGGTGCCCGCCGTGCGGGGGATTCTTCGGGGCATATTGATGAGAAAGTTCGAGGCAAAAATGAAGGACGGCAGCTTGCGGATTCATCATGGCTGA